In Fortiea contorta PCC 7126, one genomic interval encodes:
- a CDS encoding metal ABC transporter substrate-binding protein: MRGIAHSKARYCGLAVVGVLLGLWIEGCTQVNRNTQQTDGQPLVVATSTIIADLAQEVGGEEVKVRGILKPGTDPHVYEPVPADSRVLEEANLILYNGYNLEPGLIKLMNAAGGKARKLPIGEAVKSLQLDKGKEETVPDPHVWGNAKNAIAMVTKIRDALIELSPTDRDKFTQNALQLTDELKQLDSWINQQIQTIPVDQRKLVTTHDAFQYYGQAYQIAIAGTLIGISTEEQPSAQTVQKLVESIKKIGVPAIFAETTINPALIKTVAEEAGVTLAPRQLYSDSIGAKGSDGDSYIKMMVANTRTIVEALGGKYTPFVVQN, from the coding sequence ATGCGAGGAATTGCTCACTCAAAAGCTAGATATTGTGGGTTAGCTGTAGTTGGAGTGCTTTTAGGACTTTGGATAGAGGGCTGTACTCAAGTCAACCGTAATACCCAGCAAACAGATGGTCAACCGTTGGTGGTGGCGACTAGCACAATTATTGCTGATTTAGCCCAGGAGGTGGGAGGGGAAGAAGTGAAAGTGAGAGGAATTCTCAAACCAGGAACTGATCCTCATGTTTACGAACCAGTACCAGCAGACAGCAGAGTTTTGGAAGAAGCGAATTTGATTTTATATAACGGTTACAATTTGGAACCGGGATTGATTAAATTGATGAATGCTGCTGGTGGTAAGGCGCGAAAGCTCCCAATAGGGGAAGCGGTGAAATCTTTGCAGTTAGATAAAGGGAAAGAGGAAACAGTACCAGATCCTCACGTTTGGGGTAATGCAAAAAATGCGATCGCTATGGTAACTAAAATTCGAGATGCATTAATTGAATTATCACCTACTGATAGAGATAAATTTACCCAAAATGCGCTGCAATTAACCGACGAATTAAAACAGTTAGATAGCTGGATTAATCAACAAATTCAAACTATACCCGTTGATCAACGCAAACTTGTCACCACCCACGACGCCTTCCAATATTATGGACAAGCTTATCAAATAGCGATCGCAGGTACATTAATCGGCATTAGTACCGAAGAACAACCAAGCGCTCAAACCGTACAAAAATTGGTTGAATCTATCAAAAAAATCGGTGTCCCCGCAATTTTTGCCGAAACCACAATTAATCCCGCCTTAATTAAAACTGTAGCCGAAGAAGCAGGCGTAACTCTAGCACCGCGACAACTTTACTCCGATTCCATCGGTGCAAAAGGTAGTGATGGTGATTCTTACATCAAAATGATGGTAGCAAATACCCGCACCATTGTAGAAGCATTGGGAGGCAAATATACCCCGTTTGTTGTGCAGAATTAG
- a CDS encoding FHA domain-containing protein, with protein sequence MQDLDTLNDVGLSLELFHVQTGNSFELPATFQVIHIGKPNEETPPDIDVSALPNADVVSRVHAQIRVDGSNYFIEDWGSSNGTFLNDTKLEAITPYQLKLGDKIDLGQGSQVSFIFQYKQHRPENMLVKSNPTSLQPPISENSNRPTADRNTKLLGMVLMVAGIVILTANVQVGIFVRIPGVLLCMAGVFVLFQRRFNHNIGWLLIALGIGVIVFTGNVFASVNLLVIVGTAALFIAGYQLFNYGNIFGYDLQSIKNLFK encoded by the coding sequence ATGCAAGATTTAGATACTTTGAATGATGTAGGCTTGAGTTTGGAGTTATTTCATGTCCAGACGGGTAATTCTTTTGAGTTACCTGCAACTTTCCAGGTAATTCATATTGGTAAGCCTAATGAAGAAACTCCACCAGATATTGATGTTTCTGCTTTACCAAATGCTGATGTGGTTTCTCGTGTCCATGCACAAATTCGGGTAGATGGAAGTAATTATTTTATTGAAGATTGGGGAAGTTCTAATGGGACTTTTCTCAATGATACAAAATTGGAGGCTATCACTCCTTATCAGCTAAAGTTGGGAGATAAAATAGACCTAGGTCAAGGTAGTCAAGTAAGTTTTATATTTCAATACAAACAACACCGTCCAGAAAATATGTTGGTGAAATCAAATCCTACTTCTCTACAACCACCAATTTCTGAAAATAGTAACCGACCTACTGCTGACCGTAACACCAAGTTGCTGGGTATGGTTTTAATGGTTGCAGGAATTGTCATTTTAACCGCCAATGTCCAAGTGGGAATTTTTGTGAGAATTCCTGGTGTATTGTTATGTATGGCGGGGGTTTTTGTACTTTTTCAGCGGCGCTTTAACCACAATATCGGCTGGCTTTTAATTGCATTGGGAATTGGCGTGATTGTGTTTACTGGTAATGTTTTCGCTTCGGTAAATCTGTTGGTGATTGTTGGTACAGCCGCTTTATTTATCGCGGGATATCAACTATTTAATTATGGAAATATCTTTGGTTATGATTTACAATCTATCAAAAATTTATTCAAGTAG
- a CDS encoding metal ABC transporter permease: MLQALIEPLQYGFMQRSLIIAILVGLLCAVVGSYLMVQRLALLGDAISHSVLPGLAIAFMVGANIFVGAFIAGVISTMAIALIRTRSPIKEDAAMGIVFSAFFALGITLITVIQKDNKIDLNHFLFGNILGVTGDEVRDTAIIAAIVLIVVFLLYKELLFYTFDPLGAQAAGLPVNRLNFGLMVLIALTIVASMKAVGVILVLSLLITPGATAYLLVKRLNQVMILGAVIGVFSSISGMYLSYFYNLPSGPAIVLVVSGLFLLALLFSPRYGVLIANLNKK, encoded by the coding sequence ATGTTACAAGCATTAATTGAGCCATTACAATATGGCTTTATGCAGCGATCGCTCATTATCGCTATTTTAGTTGGTTTGTTGTGTGCAGTTGTGGGTAGCTATTTGATGGTACAACGCCTAGCTTTGCTGGGTGATGCTATCAGTCATTCAGTTTTACCAGGATTAGCGATCGCTTTTATGGTAGGGGCGAATATTTTTGTCGGTGCGTTCATTGCGGGGGTGATCAGTACAATGGCGATCGCACTAATTAGGACGCGATCGCCTATCAAAGAAGACGCCGCGATGGGGATAGTTTTCTCAGCGTTTTTTGCTTTAGGAATCACCTTAATTACCGTCATTCAAAAAGACAACAAAATCGATTTAAATCACTTTCTTTTTGGTAACATTCTCGGCGTCACTGGCGATGAAGTGCGAGACACAGCCATCATCGCCGCTATTGTTTTAATAGTTGTATTTTTACTATACAAAGAACTATTATTTTACACCTTTGACCCTTTAGGCGCCCAAGCTGCAGGTTTACCAGTTAATCGGCTCAACTTTGGGTTAATGGTGCTAATTGCTCTAACAATTGTCGCCAGCATGAAAGCTGTAGGAGTCATCTTAGTTTTATCACTTTTGATTACCCCAGGTGCGACCGCTTATTTATTAGTTAAACGATTAAATCAAGTGATGATTTTGGGGGCGGTAATTGGCGTTTTTTCTAGTATCAGCGGTATGTATCTCAGCTACTTTTATAATTTACCTTCAGGCCCAGCGATCGTTTTAGTCGTCTCCGGATTATTTTTATTAGCATTACTATTCAGTCCCCGATATGGGGTATTGATAGCAAATTTGAATAAGAAATGA
- a CDS encoding DUF4288 domain-containing protein, which yields MKSKNVDNPELLYIAVIVYESSSDAPNYQHLYQESFVLIKATSLELAKKKAANYAKKEEVSYKNEDGETITWSLKQVVDVNSVLYDDFDTFSDGIDLYTRHFRNYDAYHLFEPVLSPEEL from the coding sequence ATGAAATCAAAAAATGTAGATAACCCAGAATTATTGTACATAGCAGTAATTGTTTACGAATCATCCTCAGATGCACCCAATTATCAACATTTGTACCAGGAAAGTTTTGTGCTTATTAAAGCTACTTCTTTAGAATTAGCCAAAAAAAAAGCTGCGAATTATGCAAAAAAAGAAGAAGTTAGCTACAAAAATGAAGATGGAGAAACTATTACTTGGTCTTTGAAACAAGTGGTAGATGTTAATTCAGTATTGTACGATGATTTTGACACATTTAGTGATGGTATTGACCTATACACAAGACATTTTCGCAATTACGATGCTTACCATTTATTTGAACCAGTTTTATCGCCAGAGGAATTATAA
- a CDS encoding metal ABC transporter ATP-binding protein, with translation MTTANFSLEADANFHPIYPHQETLTAVGSIKINQLGVHYRTQEALKNISCVIHPGRLTGIFGPNGAGKSTLMKAMLGLVPLSQGSALYQDRPLMQQLDKVAYVPQRSQIDWTYPATVWDVVMMGRVKKTGWLRSFSAVSRQVAKNALERVGMKQYSSRPIGELSGGQQQRVFLARALTQQAEIFCFDEPLVGIDQKTQTVIFEVFQELASAGKTVLVVNHDLGESITYFDDLILLNRELIATGSRQQVLTAENLHLAYGGKVMYFSDAA, from the coding sequence ATGACAACTGCTAATTTTTCCTTAGAAGCTGACGCCAACTTTCATCCAATCTACCCCCACCAAGAAACCTTGACGGCGGTGGGAAGTATTAAAATTAACCAACTGGGAGTACACTACCGAACACAAGAAGCTTTGAAAAACATTAGCTGTGTGATCCACCCAGGGCGACTGACAGGGATTTTCGGCCCCAATGGTGCAGGAAAAAGTACCCTGATGAAGGCGATGTTAGGATTAGTTCCCCTGAGCCAAGGTAGCGCGCTATACCAAGACCGACCGTTAATGCAACAGCTTGACAAAGTAGCCTATGTACCACAGCGTAGCCAAATTGACTGGACTTACCCCGCTACAGTTTGGGATGTAGTCATGATGGGACGGGTGAAAAAAACGGGATGGTTGCGTAGCTTCTCTGCAGTTAGCCGCCAAGTCGCCAAAAACGCTTTAGAACGGGTGGGGATGAAACAATATAGCTCACGGCCCATCGGCGAACTTTCTGGGGGACAACAACAACGGGTATTCCTCGCTCGCGCTTTAACGCAGCAAGCCGAAATTTTCTGTTTTGATGAACCGTTAGTGGGTATCGATCAAAAAACCCAAACTGTGATTTTTGAAGTTTTTCAAGAACTCGCTAGCGCTGGAAAAACTGTTTTAGTAGTCAACCATGACTTAGGCGAATCAATCACCTACTTTGATGATTTAATATTATTAAACCGCGAATTAATTGCCACAGGTTCCAGACAGCAAGTATTAACAGCAGAAAATTTACATCTTGCTTATGGTGGCAAAGTTATGTATTTTTCTGATGCGGCTTAG
- a CDS encoding alpha-amylase family glycosyl hydrolase: MVQTPPSQFSPDQYKVNAAEAELENIIQTSPTDTEINLEFLYTRDIEFRQETIYFIVVDRFHDGDLHNSEGANSELYDPTGKDWGKYWGGDLQGVIDKLDYLKNMGVTAVWLTPLFEQVEDLFISNAAMHGYWTKDFKRINPRYIAEGEDPSLNNTQEARNTTFDRLIAELHNRNMKLVLDIVCNHSSPDTNGSKGELYDDGVKIADFNDDVNHWYHHYGEVQNWEDDWQVQNCELAGLATFNENNSEYREYIKSAIKQWLDRGVDVLRVDTVKHMPIWFWQEFTGDMCNHKPDVFIFGEWIYSHPGDDRSVEFANNSGMTILDFGLCVAIRAALAQGSENGFQTIQYIFDQDHRYDGATELVTFIDNHDMSRFQSLNSDPAMLKVAIALIMTCRGIPCIYYGTEQYLHDDTDGGNDPYNRPMMQNWDTDTEIYRYIRLLSGLRRLNPAVSMGSHWQKYLTPDVYCYVRRYRDSLCFVALNRGGEVTLPEVETELPDGEHTCAVTRNKYEVKDGKIYNLQLPERGVIVFSCVGERIKGQTIVRVQLNGVNTQPGETIVVTGNCPELGNWDISKAYPLEYINANTWFAEIPFDESTGKLISYKYAMWREGRSPLRENNVPRRWVIAKEGTVKWRDTWASGRES, encoded by the coding sequence ATGGTACAAACACCGCCATCGCAGTTTTCTCCAGATCAATACAAAGTAAACGCAGCAGAAGCTGAATTAGAAAATATTATCCAAACGTCGCCTACAGATACAGAGATTAACCTAGAGTTTCTTTACACCAGGGATATTGAATTTCGTCAAGAAACGATTTACTTTATTGTGGTTGATCGTTTTCACGACGGCGATTTGCATAACAGCGAAGGTGCTAACTCCGAGTTGTATGATCCCACGGGAAAAGATTGGGGTAAATACTGGGGTGGCGATTTGCAAGGCGTGATTGATAAATTGGATTATCTGAAAAACATGGGAGTTACAGCCGTTTGGTTGACACCATTGTTTGAACAGGTAGAAGATTTATTCATTAGCAATGCAGCGATGCATGGTTATTGGACAAAAGACTTTAAGCGGATCAATCCCCGCTACATTGCTGAAGGAGAAGATCCGTCATTAAACAATACCCAAGAAGCGAGAAACACCACATTTGATCGGTTAATTGCCGAATTGCACAACCGCAACATGAAGCTGGTGTTGGATATTGTTTGCAATCATAGCAGCCCTGACACCAACGGCAGCAAAGGTGAACTTTATGACGATGGTGTGAAAATTGCTGATTTCAATGATGATGTTAATCACTGGTATCATCATTATGGTGAAGTGCAAAACTGGGAAGATGATTGGCAAGTCCAGAACTGCGAATTAGCTGGTTTAGCAACCTTCAACGAAAATAATAGCGAGTATCGGGAATATATCAAGTCAGCAATCAAGCAGTGGTTAGATCGGGGTGTGGATGTGCTGCGGGTGGATACTGTCAAGCATATGCCGATTTGGTTTTGGCAGGAATTCACCGGTGATATGTGCAATCATAAACCAGATGTGTTTATTTTTGGTGAATGGATTTATAGTCATCCAGGGGACGATCGCTCAGTTGAATTTGCTAACAATTCAGGGATGACAATTCTGGATTTTGGGCTGTGTGTAGCGATTCGCGCTGCTTTAGCCCAGGGTTCAGAAAACGGATTCCAGACAATACAATATATCTTTGATCAAGATCATCGCTATGACGGCGCTACCGAGTTAGTTACCTTCATTGATAACCATGATATGTCTCGCTTCCAATCGCTGAACTCCGACCCAGCGATGTTAAAAGTAGCGATCGCTCTCATTATGACTTGTCGCGGTATCCCTTGCATCTATTACGGTACAGAACAATATCTGCACGATGACACTGATGGTGGTAATGATCCCTACAACCGCCCCATGATGCAAAACTGGGATACTGATACAGAAATTTATCGCTATATCAGACTACTCTCTGGCTTGCGACGACTCAATCCTGCAGTTTCCATGGGTAGCCATTGGCAAAAATATCTTACACCCGATGTCTACTGTTATGTGCGTCGTTACCGCGATTCTCTCTGCTTTGTCGCCTTAAATCGGGGTGGAGAGGTAACATTACCAGAAGTTGAAACCGAATTACCTGATGGTGAACATACTTGTGCAGTGACGCGCAATAAATATGAAGTCAAAGACGGTAAGATATATAACCTGCAGCTTCCAGAACGAGGCGTGATTGTTTTCAGCTGTGTGGGCGAAAGAATCAAAGGACAAACAATTGTCCGCGTTCAACTCAACGGTGTCAATACCCAACCCGGTGAAACCATCGTCGTTACCGGTAACTGTCCAGAGTTGGGTAACTGGGATATCAGCAAAGCATATCCCCTAGAATACATCAACGCCAACACTTGGTTTGCCGAGATTCCCTTTGACGAAAGCACGGGTAAGTTAATTAGTTATAAATATGCCATGTGGCGCGAAGGGCGATCGCCTCTGCGAGAAAATAATGTTCCCCGACGTTGGGTGATTGCTAAGGAAGGAACCGTCAAATGGCGTGATACCTGGGCTTCGGGGAGAGAATCTTGA
- a CDS encoding HAD family hydrolase, with protein MTASNPTILALDFDGVICDGLIEYFEVAWRTYSQIWTPANDTPSNDLASRFYRLRPVIETGWEMPVLIKALVDGIPDEKILQQWVTITPQILLDYQIQAREIGAKLDNIRDEWIATDLDNWLSLHKFYPGVVEKIQATLTSNIQMYIVTTKEGRFVQQLLQQSGVDLPPGVIFGKEEKRPKYEILRQLKEKAEFQPVSLWFVEDRLKTLQLVQQQPDLADVQLFLADWGYNTQAERKLAEDDQGIQLISLSQFAQEFSAWY; from the coding sequence ATGACCGCAAGTAATCCCACAATTTTAGCTTTAGACTTTGATGGAGTGATTTGCGACGGATTAATCGAATATTTTGAGGTAGCATGGCGTACCTACTCTCAAATTTGGACGCCTGCTAACGATACACCATCAAATGATTTAGCATCAAGATTCTATCGCCTCAGACCTGTAATTGAAACTGGTTGGGAAATGCCTGTTTTAATCAAAGCTTTGGTAGATGGAATTCCTGACGAAAAGATTTTGCAGCAGTGGGTGACTATTACTCCACAAATTTTGTTAGATTATCAAATCCAAGCTAGAGAAATTGGGGCAAAATTAGACAATATCAGAGATGAATGGATTGCTACAGATTTGGATAATTGGTTAAGTCTGCATAAATTTTATCCGGGGGTGGTGGAAAAAATTCAAGCCACTCTTACTAGTAATATTCAGATGTATATTGTCACTACTAAAGAGGGACGATTTGTACAGCAGCTATTGCAACAATCAGGTGTAGATTTACCTCCAGGAGTGATTTTTGGCAAAGAAGAAAAGCGCCCTAAATACGAAATTCTGCGACAATTAAAGGAGAAAGCAGAATTCCAGCCTGTGAGTTTATGGTTTGTGGAAGATAGACTCAAGACTTTGCAGTTAGTTCAACAGCAACCAGACCTAGCAGATGTGCAGCTTTTCTTAGCAGATTGGGGATATAATACCCAAGCAGAAAGGAAATTAGCCGAGGATGATCAAGGAATTCAGTTAATATCTTTGTCTCAATTTGCTCAAGAATTTTCTGCTTGGTATTAA
- a CDS encoding DNA double-strand break repair nuclease NurA encodes MLDLTKLARQMQGLSEHLTTEAALSRQRIELAQQFLTRAYESQKELIERQEKWRDRINFANATPVEPLETCVDIPVPPKVHTVIATDGSQIAPNHHEIAYCYLLNIGRVVLHYGQNRHPLLDSLPEVFYRPEDLYMSRQWGIRTEEWMGYRRTASEAVVLAELACGVKVNDSPARVPTLAMVDGSLIYWFLEQLPMDARDRILPPILAAWEQMREAQIPLMGYLSAARNVEGMNFLRLLACPHSVPDCKSYCPNQLEKVPCKKFESLRDTSLWAMQLKPGQRGPLWRSNTPILELYGEQIIYFCYVHVGTEIARIEIPAWVAENSQMLDESLGLMLAQVQKGCGYPVAIAEAHNQAVVRGGDKTRFFALLERQMIKAGIRNVGTSFKEARKRGSIA; translated from the coding sequence ATGCTTGATCTCACCAAATTAGCGCGACAAATGCAAGGCTTAAGTGAGCATCTGACTACAGAAGCTGCTCTCAGTCGCCAGCGGATAGAGTTAGCACAACAATTTTTAACCCGCGCTTACGAATCGCAAAAAGAGTTAATTGAACGTCAAGAAAAATGGCGCGATCGCATTAATTTTGCTAATGCTACTCCGGTGGAACCTTTAGAAACTTGTGTGGATATTCCAGTTCCGCCAAAAGTTCATACTGTCATCGCTACTGATGGTTCCCAAATTGCACCGAATCATCATGAAATCGCTTATTGTTATCTTTTGAATATTGGGAGAGTGGTTTTACATTATGGACAAAATCGCCACCCTTTATTAGATAGTTTACCTGAAGTATTTTATCGCCCCGAAGATTTATATATGTCTCGCCAATGGGGAATTAGAACTGAGGAATGGATGGGTTATCGTCGGACTGCGAGTGAAGCTGTGGTGTTAGCGGAACTTGCGTGCGGTGTGAAGGTAAATGATTCACCGGCGAGAGTTCCTACTTTGGCGATGGTGGATGGTTCGCTGATTTATTGGTTTTTAGAACAGTTACCGATGGATGCGCGCGATCGCATTTTACCGCCAATCCTAGCAGCTTGGGAGCAGATGCGTGAGGCTCAAATTCCTTTGATGGGCTATCTTAGCGCTGCTCGCAATGTCGAGGGGATGAATTTTTTACGTTTGTTAGCTTGTCCTCATTCTGTTCCTGACTGCAAAAGTTATTGTCCTAATCAGTTAGAAAAAGTTCCTTGTAAAAAGTTTGAATCTCTGCGCGATACTTCTCTTTGGGCTATGCAACTCAAGCCAGGACAACGCGGCCCTTTGTGGCGTAGTAATACGCCTATTTTAGAACTTTATGGTGAGCAAATTATCTACTTTTGCTATGTTCATGTGGGGACAGAAATTGCACGGATAGAAATTCCCGCTTGGGTAGCAGAAAATTCTCAAATGCTGGATGAATCCTTGGGGTTAATGTTAGCACAGGTGCAGAAAGGATGTGGTTATCCAGTAGCGATCGCTGAAGCTCATAATCAAGCTGTGGTACGCGGTGGTGATAAAACTCGGTTCTTTGCTTTGTTGGAAAGACAAATGATTAAAGCTGGGATTAGAAATGTGGGAACTTCTTTTAAGGAAGCGCGCAAGCGGGGAAGTATTGCTTGA
- a CDS encoding caspase, EACC1-associated type has product MALVIGVSDYEPGLTPLPGSARDVEAMRRVLQQPEVGGFNEVKILLNPTPQEMQEAIETLFSGRKKDDLVVLFFSGHGVKDDNGKLHLATRITRKTPQGELIRATAVPASFVQDIMSNSRSKRQVVILDCCFSGAFAEGWLAKNDGSVDVKNQLGGEGRAVLTSSTSTQYSFEQEGDDLSIYTRYLVEGIATGAADIDSDGVVSIDELHEYAKGKVQEAAPAMKPEIYAVKEGYKIYLSQAPIEDPKLRYRKEVEHFAIRGMISVVGRNTLDALRDGLGLLPEVAAEIENEVLKPYQEYQKRLQRYEQVLVEAIGREHSLSTDTQNELKHLQRVLQLRDEDIALIEAQITSQKKVIQPLFPSEDVTPVNPSNKALAASQAEIPPPPRTPRMQAISVTFGRNNKLLIGASIAISLALVTYLGVTLSRNQPIESPASIANPTSSSSTKISSLELYNQAFKKQNQGDQQGAIADYTQAIKINENWGTDNPDINYYGIASAYFNRGFVHYSLNEFRPAFENFQQAINLRSDLAIAYYYRGLARYFSDADHKGALRDFTQGIAINKNWGAVNPAANYFGKASAYFSLGDINSKLGNIPEAIKNYQDAVPLFQKKGEIFNAQKAQDRIKELQKRSK; this is encoded by the coding sequence ATGGCGCTGGTGATCGGGGTCAGCGATTACGAACCTGGTTTGACCCCCCTACCTGGATCTGCTAGAGACGTAGAGGCGATGCGGCGAGTATTACAGCAGCCAGAGGTGGGTGGGTTTAATGAAGTAAAAATTTTATTAAATCCTACACCGCAGGAGATGCAGGAAGCAATTGAAACCTTGTTTTCGGGTCGCAAAAAAGACGATTTAGTAGTGCTGTTTTTCTCTGGTCATGGTGTCAAAGACGACAACGGTAAGCTACATCTAGCTACTCGCATTACTCGTAAAACCCCACAGGGAGAACTGATTCGAGCAACAGCAGTTCCGGCTAGTTTTGTACAAGACATTATGAGCAATAGCCGCTCTAAGCGACAAGTTGTAATTCTAGATTGTTGCTTTAGTGGAGCATTTGCTGAAGGTTGGTTAGCTAAGAATGACGGTTCTGTAGATGTTAAAAATCAACTGGGAGGAGAAGGACGGGCTGTCCTGACGTCTTCGACTTCCACTCAGTATTCCTTCGAGCAAGAGGGAGATGACCTTTCGATTTACACTCGTTATTTAGTCGAGGGAATTGCGACTGGAGCAGCAGATATTGATAGCGATGGCGTAGTTTCAATTGATGAGTTGCATGAATATGCTAAAGGGAAAGTTCAAGAAGCTGCGCCAGCAATGAAACCAGAAATTTATGCTGTTAAAGAAGGCTACAAGATCTATCTTTCTCAAGCACCCATCGAAGATCCAAAACTCAGGTATCGCAAAGAAGTTGAGCATTTTGCCATTCGTGGTATGATTTCTGTCGTAGGGCGTAATACCTTAGATGCCCTACGCGATGGGCTAGGACTGCTACCTGAAGTTGCTGCAGAAATTGAAAATGAGGTGCTTAAACCTTACCAGGAGTATCAGAAAAGATTGCAGCGCTATGAGCAAGTTTTAGTTGAGGCGATTGGGCGTGAGCATTCTCTCAGCACCGACACTCAAAATGAGTTAAAACATTTACAACGAGTTTTACAACTCAGAGATGAAGACATTGCCCTAATTGAAGCTCAAATTACTTCCCAAAAAAAAGTAATTCAACCTTTATTCCCCAGTGAAGATGTGACACCTGTCAACCCGTCAAATAAAGCTTTAGCTGCAAGCCAAGCTGAAATTCCTCCGCCACCCAGAACTCCAAGAATGCAGGCTATTTCTGTTACTTTTGGGAGAAACAATAAACTGCTGATTGGGGCAAGCATTGCTATTTCTCTAGCTTTAGTAACTTATTTGGGGGTAACATTATCCCGCAATCAACCAATTGAATCACCTGCATCAATTGCTAATCCTACCTCATCTTCCTCAACCAAGATTAGTTCATTGGAATTATATAATCAGGCGTTCAAAAAACAAAATCAAGGAGACCAACAGGGAGCGATCGCTGATTACACTCAAGCAATTAAAATTAACGAAAATTGGGGAACAGACAATCCTGATATTAACTACTATGGTATTGCTTCTGCGTATTTCAATAGAGGTTTTGTTCACTATTCGTTGAATGAATTTCGACCTGCTTTTGAAAATTTCCAGCAGGCAATTAATCTTAGGTCTGACTTAGCTATTGCCTACTACTATCGGGGACTTGCTCGCTACTTCTCAGATGCTGATCACAAGGGAGCGCTTAGGGATTTTACTCAGGGAATTGCTATCAACAAGAACTGGGGAGCAGTCAATCCCGCAGCTAATTATTTTGGTAAAGCCTCTGCTTACTTCAGTTTGGGAGATATCAACTCTAAACTAGGCAATATACCGGAAGCTATTAAAAATTATCAGGATGCAGTCCCTCTTTTTCAGAAAAAGGGAGAAATATTCAATGCTCAAAAAGCGCAGGACAGAATTAAAGAACTCCAAAAGCGCAGTAAGTAA